A region from the Desulfocurvibacter africanus subsp. africanus DSM 2603 genome encodes:
- a CDS encoding methyl-accepting chemotaxis protein — translation MSLKMRLFGGFALVSLIVALSGIFNFWGTSRLTGHINEISDVRLPGIQSLLIMNEAQTAIKAAERTLLSAAITEEERQRQFVNIKESWSEADEAWKVYEPLPKTERGAAKCSELEQAWNAWRQDMDEFIGLAQRYSQDRSSENQDNMARQALTVNALSYNKAEALMIELVGINKQEAQAAVDQAESDSSLITSATVSVVLAGVLLSIFLAVIIARNVLKQLGDDPAVIGDIVSSVAEGDLMVQFRNQKATGVYADIKSMAERLRDVVAEVRSAADNVASGSEELSAASESLSQGATEQAASVEEISSSMEEMAANIRQNAENAQQTEKIALKAAADARQGGEAVEQTVEAMKEIADKISIIEEIARQTNLLALNAAIEAARAGEHGKGFAVVAAEVRKLAERSGSAAGEISELSATSVHVAEQAGEMLKKIVPDIQRTAELVQEIAAASNEQNSGAEQINKAIQQLDMVVQQNASGSEETASTSEELSSQAEQLQQTISFFKVETAHTAHASQTRKQQNAPAAKRNAQIGTGKPGNGKGGTKKVALSMGTDVSDHEFERF, via the coding sequence ATGTCTTTAAAAATGCGTCTCTTTGGCGGTTTTGCTTTGGTTTCCCTTATTGTTGCACTTTCCGGTATTTTCAACTTTTGGGGTACAAGTAGACTCACCGGCCATATTAATGAAATCAGCGACGTCAGGTTACCTGGCATCCAATCCCTGCTCATCATGAATGAGGCCCAAACAGCAATTAAAGCGGCGGAACGTACGCTTCTCAGCGCTGCAATTACTGAAGAAGAGCGTCAACGCCAGTTTGTGAACATAAAAGAGTCCTGGAGCGAGGCGGATGAGGCCTGGAAGGTATACGAGCCCTTGCCTAAGACCGAGCGAGGTGCGGCAAAATGCAGTGAGCTTGAACAGGCTTGGAATGCATGGCGACAGGACATGGATGAGTTCATAGGTCTTGCCCAACGCTACTCCCAAGACAGGTCTAGCGAAAATCAAGACAATATGGCGCGGCAGGCACTTACGGTCAACGCGCTTTCATACAATAAGGCCGAGGCGCTCATGATAGAGCTTGTGGGCATCAATAAGCAGGAAGCCCAAGCTGCTGTGGACCAGGCGGAATCAGATTCGTCGCTGATTACTTCGGCAACGGTATCCGTTGTGCTAGCAGGCGTGCTCCTATCCATTTTCCTGGCCGTAATCATAGCCAGAAATGTACTTAAACAGCTTGGTGATGATCCTGCAGTCATCGGTGACATTGTCAGTAGTGTCGCCGAGGGCGATCTTATGGTCCAGTTCAGGAATCAGAAAGCCACCGGCGTCTATGCCGATATCAAATCGATGGCGGAGCGCCTACGCGATGTCGTTGCAGAAGTGCGTAGCGCGGCCGACAACGTGGCATCAGGCAGTGAGGAGCTTTCGGCCGCTTCCGAGTCTTTGTCGCAAGGCGCCACCGAGCAGGCCGCCAGTGTGGAGGAAATTTCGTCCTCCATGGAAGAGATGGCCGCCAACATCCGTCAGAATGCGGAAAACGCACAGCAGACCGAGAAGATCGCCCTCAAGGCGGCAGCCGACGCCAGGCAGGGCGGCGAGGCCGTAGAGCAGACCGTGGAAGCCATGAAGGAGATCGCCGACAAGATTTCCATCATCGAAGAAATCGCCCGCCAGACCAACCTGCTCGCCCTGAACGCCGCCATCGAGGCGGCACGGGCCGGAGAACATGGCAAGGGCTTCGCCGTGGTCGCGGCCGAGGTGCGCAAGCTTGCCGAGCGAAGCGGATCGGCTGCTGGCGAGATCAGCGAATTGTCGGCCACGAGCGTTCACGTCGCCGAGCAGGCCGGCGAGATGCTCAAAAAGATCGTGCCCGACATCCAGAGGACGGCCGAGCTCGTGCAGGAGATCGCCGCAGCCAGCAACGAGCAGAATTCGGGTGCCGAGCAGATCAACAAGGCCATCCAACAGTTGGATATGGTCGTACAGCAGAACGCCTCTGGGTCCGAAGAGACAGCCTCCACGAGTGAGGAACTCTCCAGCCAGGCCGAGCAGCTTCAGCAGACCATCAGCTTCTTCAAGGTCGAGACTGCCCATACTGCGCACGCAAGCCAGACAAGGAAGCAGCAAAACGCCCCGGCTGCCAAAAGAAATGCACAGATCGGGACGGGCAAACCAGGCAACGGCAAGGGCGGTACGAAGAAGGTTGCCTTGAGCATGGGCACGGATGTGTCGGACCATGAATTCGAGCGTTTCTAG
- a CDS encoding GNA1162 family protein, producing the protein MNRWPNILVMFIALAILGGCARQATKAELFPLMYEQKPRSIVILPPINESTAADAPTYYSTTVQEPLVYTGFYVLPYEISTDILHNEGITDGEQLYDMPLNMFKEYFGADAVLFTRIKKWDTAYLVIASTLTVEVECELKSSISGEKLWNYSGTVVIDLSGGSYGGDPLSLIVKVVATAVSTAVADYVPYARQANYMALSAMPYGPYHPKYEKDAGEKIFIQDSHKKK; encoded by the coding sequence ATGAATAGGTGGCCGAATATCTTGGTCATGTTCATTGCCCTCGCCATACTCGGCGGGTGCGCAAGGCAGGCAACAAAGGCGGAACTCTTTCCGCTCATGTACGAGCAAAAGCCGCGCAGCATCGTAATACTGCCGCCCATTAACGAGTCGACGGCGGCAGACGCCCCGACATACTATTCGACGACCGTCCAGGAGCCGCTCGTATATACCGGGTTCTACGTGCTGCCCTACGAAATATCGACTGATATCCTGCACAACGAAGGCATCACCGACGGTGAGCAACTCTATGATATGCCGCTAAACATGTTCAAGGAGTACTTCGGCGCTGATGCGGTTCTGTTCACCAGAATCAAGAAGTGGGACACAGCCTACCTGGTCATCGCTTCGACATTAACCGTCGAAGTAGAGTGCGAACTCAAGTCTTCGATCAGCGGGGAAAAGCTCTGGAATTACTCTGGAACCGTGGTGATCGACCTTTCGGGGGGAAGCTACGGCGGAGATCCCCTCAGCCTTATCGTGAAGGTCGTGGCGACGGCCGTGAGCACCGCTGTCGCCGACTATGTGCCCTATGCCAGGCAGGCCAACTACATGGCTCTCTCTGCCATGCCTTACGGGCCTTACCATCCGAAATACGAGAAGGATGCAGGAGAGAAGATTTTCATACAGGACAGTCACAAGAAAAAGTAG
- a CDS encoding type II toxin-antitoxin system HicB family antitoxin: protein MLYPIIIHKDEGTAYGITVPDFPGCYTAGDTLEEALGNVQEAIELFMEGEEMAPPAASQLEDVLTSEDAQGGAVLLVDVDMSFLEKKAVPVNITMPVYVRNTIDRAAKARGMSRSAFIVESALRAAGRPGGRAGGENNTGARSA from the coding sequence ATGTTGTATCCCATCATCATTCATAAGGACGAGGGCACGGCCTACGGCATTACAGTCCCCGACTTTCCAGGCTGCTACACTGCCGGCGATACGCTGGAAGAGGCGCTCGGCAACGTGCAGGAGGCCATCGAACTTTTCATGGAAGGGGAGGAGATGGCTCCTCCGGCCGCTTCTCAGTTGGAAGACGTGCTGACCTCGGAGGACGCCCAGGGCGGGGCGGTGCTTCTGGTGGACGTTGATATGTCCTTCTTGGAAAAGAAGGCCGTGCCCGTGAACATCACCATGCCCGTATATGTCCGCAATACCATTGATCGCGCGGCCAAGGCGCGGGGCATGAGCCGTTCCGCTTTTATCGTGGAAAGCGCCCTGCGTGCCGCTGGCCGTCCTGGCGGACGTGCTGGAGGCGAGAATAACACCGGAGCACGTAGCGCATAA
- a CDS encoding type II toxin-antitoxin system HicA family toxin, with product MIKKLEEAGFQTVGKRGSHQKMRHPDGRTTIVPHPKKDLPLGTLRSIERQSKVSL from the coding sequence GTGATCAAGAAGCTGGAAGAGGCCGGATTTCAGACGGTCGGCAAGCGCGGCAGTCACCAGAAGATGCGGCACCCGGATGGGAGGACAACCATCGTTCCCCACCCCAAGAAGGATCTCCCGCTTGGCACCCTGCGAAGCATCGAAAGGCAATCGAAGGTATCACTCTAA
- a CDS encoding nucleoid-associated protein, whose product MHFTNLKIERLIVHEVFERKTKDECIPPRYGNMLISLTPAAMQAIEDRIADAMGRSSQCVEMRINKIHDESLLGVCRRLLVATNGDFVPESARVADLLADAQKATNIPGGIIVVITGTVGNPGRKALIVIKAEAQDGFSRIKQSDGSINLHFLEELFLTPKARLYKIGAFVENGDQSSGDNLADSYKAFVFDHNMTSKDRDKAAVYFYDGFLGCAFLQSCARTTKEFYSYTSKFIDSLDVPEEQKVEYKTALYVYLKTDRAAKIQVDTFASSYLGEPRLQDAYRSHMMDKGFPMTAVAKDLSDIQSHLKQRRLRFRSNIRLTAPADSFKELVTVEVIDAPDGQESKSPQWTVLTIRDRIMREE is encoded by the coding sequence ATGCATTTCACGAACTTGAAGATTGAGAGGCTCATAGTTCATGAGGTGTTTGAGCGGAAGACAAAAGATGAGTGCATTCCTCCTCGGTATGGAAATATGTTGATATCGCTTACCCCAGCAGCAATGCAAGCAATTGAAGACCGTATTGCTGATGCTATGGGTCGTTCATCTCAATGTGTGGAAATGCGGATTAACAAAATACATGACGAGAGCTTGCTAGGAGTTTGCAGGCGTTTGTTGGTTGCTACGAATGGTGATTTTGTTCCAGAATCAGCAAGGGTAGCCGACTTGTTGGCGGATGCTCAGAAGGCAACAAACATTCCGGGTGGCATTATCGTGGTCATCACTGGCACGGTTGGCAATCCAGGAAGGAAAGCGCTCATAGTAATAAAGGCGGAAGCTCAAGATGGTTTCTCGCGGATAAAGCAGAGCGATGGCTCAATCAATCTCCATTTCCTTGAAGAATTGTTCCTTACTCCCAAGGCAAGATTGTATAAGATAGGAGCTTTTGTGGAAAATGGGGATCAATCTTCAGGAGATAATTTAGCAGATAGCTATAAGGCTTTCGTTTTTGATCACAACATGACATCGAAGGATCGCGATAAGGCCGCTGTGTATTTTTATGATGGCTTTCTTGGCTGTGCTTTCCTTCAATCCTGTGCAAGAACTACGAAAGAATTCTATAGTTATACGTCAAAGTTTATTGATTCCCTCGATGTGCCAGAGGAGCAGAAAGTAGAATATAAGACGGCCTTGTACGTTTATTTAAAAACAGATAGGGCAGCAAAAATTCAAGTTGACACGTTTGCCAGTAGTTATCTTGGAGAGCCAAGGCTTCAGGATGCTTATAGAAGCCACATGATGGATAAAGGATTTCCCATGACAGCGGTGGCAAAGGATTTGTCGGACATACAGTCTCATCTAAAGCAGCGTAGACTGCGATTTCGCTCAAATATCAGGCTTACTGCCCCTGCGGATAGTTTTAAGGAGTTGGTCACTGTTGAGGTCATCGATGCGCCTGATGGGCAAGAAAGCAAATCTCCGCAATGGACTGTGCTTACCATTCGTGATCGTATCATGAGGGAAGAATGA
- a CDS encoding tyrosine-type recombinase/integrase codes for MSVHQKKNGTWFVQYRVPGEKIPRREYFGVGSDGEQKARTRDAEIKLIKTQGKQPLVVGKERMHLDALAQIYITERKTRGASQRWLQEVTRLLNNYVLPALTYKPVDAITYPDVIGFMEAQWGKRTLATRQRYLGYLKALFRFGIEHGLTANNPLAKWRKTRERRRDLHLTVEDLGRLLACAMPHLAWAIEVEWELGTRPGPSELFALRWSDIDFVACHVHVRGTKTLGSNRIIPITPEFRDRLAVMRQKAQSDYVIEYQGRRIGRLQKALHRAAEKAGIKYKVRMYDIRHLFASSMLAGGADLAAVSRILGHSTITTTQQNYYHLLQGEMGRAIRTRPRLGIIADKD; via the coding sequence ATGAGCGTCCACCAGAAAAAGAACGGCACGTGGTTTGTGCAGTACCGGGTTCCCGGCGAGAAGATCCCTCGCCGGGAATATTTTGGTGTTGGGTCGGACGGCGAGCAGAAGGCCAGGACACGGGATGCTGAAATCAAACTCATCAAGACGCAAGGCAAGCAGCCGCTGGTGGTCGGCAAGGAGCGCATGCACCTGGATGCCTTGGCGCAGATCTACATAACCGAACGAAAAACGCGCGGCGCATCACAGAGGTGGCTTCAAGAGGTCACTCGCCTACTGAACAACTACGTCCTCCCAGCGCTTACCTATAAGCCGGTGGATGCCATTACCTACCCGGATGTCATCGGCTTCATGGAGGCCCAATGGGGCAAGCGTACACTGGCGACCCGACAGCGCTATCTTGGCTATCTCAAGGCTCTGTTCCGTTTCGGCATTGAGCACGGCCTCACTGCAAACAACCCCCTGGCCAAATGGCGCAAGACAAGAGAGCGCCGGCGAGATCTGCACCTCACCGTTGAGGACCTCGGCCGCCTCTTGGCCTGCGCTATGCCACACCTGGCCTGGGCCATTGAGGTCGAGTGGGAACTGGGCACCCGCCCTGGTCCTTCGGAGTTATTCGCCCTTCGCTGGTCCGACATTGATTTCGTGGCATGCCATGTCCATGTCCGGGGAACCAAGACGCTTGGTTCCAATCGCATCATCCCCATAACCCCGGAGTTCCGGGACAGGCTGGCCGTGATGCGCCAGAAGGCTCAGAGTGATTACGTCATCGAGTATCAGGGGCGACGGATCGGACGCTTGCAAAAGGCCTTGCATAGAGCGGCCGAAAAGGCGGGGATCAAATACAAGGTGCGGATGTATGACATTCGCCACCTCTTCGCGTCATCAATGCTCGCCGGCGGCGCGGACCTGGCCGCCGTCTCCAGAATTCTCGGGCACTCCACCATCACGACAACCCAGCAGAACTACTACCATCTCCTGCAGGGCGAGATGGGACGCGCCATCCGCACTCGACCACGCCTCGGCATAATAGCTGACAAGGATTAG
- a CDS encoding toprim domain-containing protein, with product MQYSDITPDEIVRALLAEPSYQFQRNGEYLRKGICPGCGKRTVYVGIKHPWVLRCERLNKCGFEETTRQALPSIFADFAKRYPPTQENRDATADAYLALDRGFDLSKIRGWYEQAAYQIPNTTEYIPTVRFYIDEMRTRWWERFLGRNGKDGQKAHFGGQRKEDGTLFQGDSWAPPGQELADGERCFIVEGIFHAIALHHCGIKAVAAFSCNHFPSQIVEQHKGKGIRWVVALDSDKAGTGWAKKHHKRLKEMNELASVCLPPEGKDWDDLYRAGRIDKDSIGTWLYHGRLMLAESVEEKAYHYYVRNRRMSFIIDFGNALYSIKLESAFEKDLAVASAEHAGESEPQEQGKGKKKGQGKAQEDEERASPIEDVLNSPVGRQLFASACCIDQISNVRPQFLYMERDDIMDEQRYMFSIAYANGQADDLIAMEGSAITSPDAFHKALLNRSRGGTFDGDMRQLKILRDRWLNSRLTTVSALPFVGYDRECKAWIFQDHAWHNGRRIPLNKHGYFDIGRKGIKTVLNGVYIHTDGKFDPSWIKNFATAFHWQGMATLAFWLGSLFVQQIRAVHKTFPFLELTGEPGAGKSTILEFLWKCVGREDYEGLDLLKATVAGRRRAFSQVSNLPVVIIESDRDNGDKDTIKQKQFGFDEVKPFYNGRGTGTLGVARRSNDVDEPQFQASLLISQNAEVDGSEALLQRIVHCHADKRHHKNGTREIARWFERQTSADVGGFLGAALSQERQILEAYQQAFETLEAQYTGIKNERVLKNHAQIAACGHALKVIFGDAMTDYLTEGLTEYLLIRAKTREQRLATDHPVVEQFWETYDYLNSKMAGGAFDNDPLNHESKPGLIAINFNQYIEACRNHGQLTPDLQMLRKLLPGSNARRFVASNRCVYSKHAKKTMKCWLFHDQNAPKQED from the coding sequence ATGCAGTATAGCGACATCACTCCAGACGAGATTGTCCGCGCGTTATTGGCCGAGCCGAGCTATCAGTTCCAGCGGAACGGCGAGTACCTGCGCAAGGGGATCTGCCCTGGATGCGGCAAGCGGACCGTGTACGTCGGCATCAAGCATCCGTGGGTACTGCGTTGCGAGCGCCTCAACAAATGCGGCTTCGAGGAAACCACGCGCCAGGCTCTGCCTTCCATCTTCGCTGACTTCGCCAAGCGTTACCCGCCCACGCAGGAAAATCGAGACGCCACGGCGGACGCCTACTTGGCCCTGGACCGGGGCTTCGACCTGTCCAAGATCCGGGGCTGGTACGAGCAGGCCGCCTACCAGATTCCCAACACCACCGAGTATATTCCCACCGTGCGCTTCTACATCGATGAGATGCGCACGCGCTGGTGGGAGCGCTTCCTCGGGCGTAATGGCAAGGACGGGCAGAAGGCGCACTTCGGCGGCCAGCGCAAGGAGGACGGCACGCTGTTCCAGGGCGATTCCTGGGCGCCTCCCGGCCAGGAGCTTGCGGACGGCGAGCGCTGCTTCATCGTGGAGGGCATCTTCCACGCCATCGCCCTGCACCACTGCGGCATAAAGGCCGTGGCCGCCTTCTCCTGTAATCACTTCCCGAGCCAGATCGTAGAGCAGCACAAAGGGAAAGGAATTCGCTGGGTCGTGGCCCTGGACTCAGACAAGGCCGGAACGGGCTGGGCCAAGAAGCATCACAAGCGGCTCAAGGAAATGAACGAGCTGGCCAGCGTCTGCCTGCCGCCGGAAGGCAAGGATTGGGACGATCTCTACCGCGCCGGCCGCATCGACAAGGATTCCATCGGCACCTGGCTTTATCATGGCCGGCTCATGCTGGCCGAGTCGGTGGAGGAAAAGGCCTACCACTACTACGTGCGCAACCGGCGCATGTCCTTCATCATCGACTTCGGCAACGCCCTGTATTCCATCAAGCTCGAGTCAGCCTTCGAGAAGGATCTCGCCGTGGCCTCGGCCGAGCACGCCGGCGAAAGCGAGCCCCAGGAGCAAGGCAAAGGCAAGAAGAAGGGGCAGGGCAAGGCCCAGGAAGACGAAGAGCGCGCTAGCCCCATCGAGGACGTGCTCAACTCGCCTGTAGGACGCCAGCTCTTTGCCAGCGCCTGCTGCATCGACCAGATTTCCAACGTCCGGCCGCAGTTCCTGTACATGGAGCGCGACGACATCATGGACGAGCAGCGCTATATGTTCAGCATCGCTTACGCCAACGGCCAGGCCGATGACCTCATCGCCATGGAGGGCTCGGCCATCACCAGCCCGGACGCCTTCCACAAGGCACTGCTCAACCGTTCCCGGGGCGGCACCTTCGACGGCGACATGCGCCAGCTCAAGATCCTGCGCGATCGTTGGCTCAATTCGCGCCTGACCACGGTCAGCGCCTTGCCCTTCGTGGGCTATGACCGGGAGTGCAAGGCCTGGATCTTCCAGGATCACGCCTGGCACAACGGCCGTCGAATCCCGCTCAACAAGCACGGCTATTTCGACATCGGCCGCAAAGGCATCAAGACCGTCCTCAATGGCGTCTACATCCACACGGACGGCAAGTTCGATCCAAGCTGGATCAAGAATTTCGCCACGGCCTTTCACTGGCAGGGGATGGCCACGCTGGCCTTCTGGCTGGGCTCGCTGTTCGTCCAGCAGATCCGGGCCGTCCATAAGACGTTTCCCTTCCTGGAGCTCACCGGCGAGCCTGGCGCCGGCAAGTCCACTATCCTGGAGTTCTTGTGGAAGTGCGTCGGCCGCGAGGATTATGAAGGCCTCGATTTGCTCAAAGCCACGGTGGCCGGTCGGCGTCGCGCCTTTTCGCAAGTCAGCAATCTGCCCGTGGTCATCATCGAATCAGACCGCGACAACGGGGACAAGGACACCATCAAGCAGAAGCAGTTCGGCTTTGATGAGGTGAAGCCGTTCTACAACGGCCGCGGCACCGGTACCTTGGGCGTAGCCAGGCGCTCCAACGACGTGGACGAGCCCCAATTCCAGGCCTCCTTGCTCATCTCACAGAATGCGGAAGTGGACGGCTCCGAGGCGCTTCTGCAGCGAATCGTCCACTGCCACGCAGACAAGCGGCACCACAAGAACGGCACCAGGGAGATCGCCCGCTGGTTCGAGCGCCAGACATCGGCGGACGTGGGGGGATTCCTGGGCGCGGCCCTTTCGCAGGAACGTCAGATCCTGGAGGCCTATCAGCAGGCCTTTGAAACGCTGGAAGCGCAGTACACCGGCATCAAGAACGAGCGCGTGCTCAAGAACCACGCGCAGATCGCCGCCTGCGGCCATGCCCTCAAGGTCATCTTCGGCGATGCCATGACCGACTACCTGACCGAAGGCCTGACCGAATACCTGCTCATCCGGGCCAAGACGCGCGAGCAGCGCTTGGCAACCGACCATCCTGTAGTGGAGCAGTTCTGGGAAACCTACGATTACTTGAACAGCAAAATGGCCGGCGGAGCCTTCGACAATGATCCGCTCAACCATGAGAGCAAGCCTGGGCTCATCGCCATCAACTTCAACCAGTACATCGAGGCCTGCCGCAACCATGGCCAGTTGACGCCGGATCTTCAGATGTTGCGGAAGCTGCTTCCTGGAAGCAATGCCCGCCGCTTTGTGGCTTCAAATCGCTGCGTGTACTCGAAGCATGCAAAGAAAACCATGAAGTGCTGGCTATTCCACGATCAAAACGCCCCCAAACAGGAGGATTGA
- a CDS encoding phage regulatory CII family protein — MTDLDARPLHHLDAIDAFKLAVQQSGKGLPDIAKGMGWSHSLARRVFSAEKFFPSYPDLPKFCAVVGNLTIIHWLLSKATFYGIDEARQDLDCNALLRRVNDIFAEVGDVAEEARKSVADNRLETMELRRLIQELSDVLQRGMALVGDLREMERAHA, encoded by the coding sequence ATGACCGATCTCGACGCACGTCCTTTGCACCATCTCGATGCGATAGACGCATTCAAGCTCGCAGTGCAGCAAAGCGGCAAGGGGCTTCCTGACATCGCCAAGGGCATGGGCTGGTCGCATTCGTTGGCGCGGCGGGTCTTCTCAGCCGAAAAGTTCTTCCCATCCTATCCCGACCTTCCAAAGTTCTGCGCTGTTGTCGGTAACCTCACCATCATCCATTGGTTGCTTTCCAAGGCGACATTCTACGGCATTGACGAAGCGCGCCAGGACCTGGACTGCAACGCGCTCCTGCGGCGGGTGAACGACATCTTCGCCGAGGTCGGGGATGTCGCGGAAGAGGCGCGCAAATCCGTGGCCGACAACAGGCTTGAGACCATGGAGTTGCGCCGCCTCATCCAGGAGCTTTCGGACGTGCTGCAGCGGGGCATGGCCCTTGTCGGCGATCTTCGGGAAATGGAACGAGCCCATGCCTAG
- a CDS encoding helix-turn-helix domain-containing protein, with translation MREVEPGYFNFKQAAAYVGFGKTAFRDYVLKGQIPKYGPKLNRFRKADLDAFMEDPNIFRSPTRIVTPYREGFTPVTL, from the coding sequence ATGCGTGAGGTCGAGCCGGGCTATTTCAACTTCAAGCAGGCCGCGGCCTATGTTGGATTTGGCAAGACCGCCTTCCGCGACTACGTCCTAAAAGGGCAAATCCCCAAGTACGGACCGAAGCTGAACCGCTTCCGCAAGGCGGATCTTGATGCGTTCATGGAAGACCCCAACATATTCAGGTCCCCTACTCGCATTGTCACGCCGTATCGTGAGGGTTTCACTCCCGTTACATTATGA
- a CDS encoding DUF4810 domain-containing protein, whose amino-acid sequence MSKLKLFSAIILLMVLACGGCANQNRHYYMGEYSSTLYACRKNPTPEEQAKHVQELQNIIAKSEQRNLRVPPGIYAELGYIHLKAGEMAEARNYFEAENRLYPESKVFTTNLLAWAEDTLGKPKEKEAPAVKGVITPVDAIVENPGLRAGEGVVYE is encoded by the coding sequence ATGAGTAAACTGAAACTCTTTTCCGCGATCATTCTTCTCATGGTGCTTGCTTGTGGCGGATGTGCAAACCAGAACAGGCACTACTACATGGGCGAATACTCCTCCACTCTCTATGCCTGTCGCAAGAACCCGACTCCCGAGGAGCAGGCGAAGCACGTCCAGGAACTTCAGAACATTATCGCGAAATCGGAACAGCGTAACCTGCGCGTACCCCCCGGCATCTATGCCGAACTTGGCTATATCCACCTTAAAGCCGGAGAAATGGCGGAAGCCCGTAACTACTTCGAGGCGGAAAATCGCCTCTACCCGGAATCCAAGGTGTTTACTACAAATCTTCTGGCCTGGGCCGAGGATACACTAGGTAAGCCTAAAGAAAAGGAAGCTCCGGCAGTTAAGGGAGTGATCACTCCGGTCGATGCCATCGTGGAGAATCCTGGTCTTAGGGCCGGAGAGGGGGTGGTTTATGAATAG
- a CDS encoding GTP pyrophosphokinase yields MTEAEFLTRWRSERQIYESWGSFVTDTILKDLSAHIAPRKVNYFLKVPSEPRLKEDKSLLDKAFYRKKPYINPYDEITDKVGVRFVVLLESDIEIVKSIIKKNSVWETTLARDFLDERKKSPEAFGYQSVHYELRPVDMILHGEAAIPPTVPCEVQIRTLLQHAYSELTHDTTYKPNTAASPLVKRYCARSMALIEAADDLFLRVADEIKKAGEPVDKAMELLLKVYQERVPRSPDPGPVNALIIDAFKELLADKWEVRFNRFLDENEYLLDKLGKHAEEKHLFRQPAALLVYFFAYTCQSQTSDLWPLPLRELRPFYADQSIRPPQ; encoded by the coding sequence ATGACAGAGGCAGAGTTTCTAACCCGCTGGCGATCTGAGAGGCAGATCTATGAATCCTGGGGCAGCTTTGTCACGGATACGATATTAAAGGACTTGAGTGCTCATATAGCGCCAAGGAAAGTTAACTACTTTCTCAAAGTGCCTTCAGAGCCCAGGCTGAAAGAGGATAAATCACTTTTGGATAAGGCGTTCTATCGGAAAAAGCCTTATATAAACCCATATGATGAAATCACTGACAAAGTGGGTGTTCGGTTTGTAGTTTTACTTGAATCAGATATTGAAATTGTAAAATCGATTATCAAAAAGAACTCAGTCTGGGAGACAACTCTCGCAAGGGATTTCTTGGATGAGCGGAAGAAGAGCCCCGAGGCTTTTGGATATCAATCGGTTCATTATGAACTGAGGCCTGTGGATATGATCTTACATGGGGAGGCTGCGATTCCTCCAACTGTCCCATGCGAGGTTCAGATACGTACATTATTACAACATGCATATAGTGAGCTTACCCACGATACAACTTATAAGCCTAATACTGCTGCCTCTCCGCTCGTCAAGCGCTATTGTGCGCGGAGCATGGCACTGATAGAAGCAGCGGATGACCTTTTTCTGCGCGTAGCGGATGAGATCAAAAAGGCGGGCGAACCCGTGGACAAGGCTATGGAGCTTCTTCTCAAAGTATATCAAGAGCGAGTGCCAAGGTCGCCTGATCCTGGGCCGGTCAATGCTCTCATTATCGATGCTTTTAAAGAGCTTCTGGCTGACAAATGGGAGGTGCGCTTCAACCGCTTCCTTGATGAAAATGAGTATCTCCTGGATAAGCTTGGTAAGCATGCAGAGGAAAAACACCTCTTTCGTCAGCCAGCCGCCCTTCTGGTCTATTTTTTTGCGTATACTTGCCAAAGCCAAACGAGTGACTTGTGGCCATTACCCCTCAGGGAATTGCGCCCCTTCTACGCCGATCAGAGTATACGTCCGCCTCAATAA
- a CDS encoding chemotaxis protein CheW, with the protein MSEHAVSSSGQYLTFTLADEVFALDISTVREVLELPAITRVPRMPADMRGVINLRGQGVPVIDLRRKFDLDCAKDTINTCIIIVETNGPEGLCVMGAIADSVREVMDIPPDAVMPAPKMGTAVRSDFIAGIGRLNDAFVIILNAERIFGNVLDLDQQMAASPLQELADCPA; encoded by the coding sequence ATGAGTGAACATGCCGTTTCGAGTAGCGGTCAGTACCTGACTTTCACCCTCGCGGATGAGGTCTTCGCCCTGGATATAAGTACCGTGCGCGAGGTTCTGGAGCTTCCAGCCATTACCCGCGTCCCCCGGATGCCAGCCGACATGCGCGGAGTGATCAACCTGCGCGGGCAGGGCGTGCCGGTGATCGACCTGCGGCGCAAGTTCGACCTGGATTGCGCCAAGGACACGATCAATACATGCATTATCATCGTGGAAACAAATGGCCCGGAAGGCCTGTGCGTGATGGGAGCCATTGCTGATTCCGTCCGCGAGGTCATGGACATACCCCCCGATGCAGTCATGCCTGCACCCAAGATGGGAACTGCCGTGCGTAGCGACTTCATCGCGGGAATCGGACGCCTGAACGACGCCTTCGTCATCATTCTCAATGCGGAACGGATTTTCGGAAATGTGCTGGATCTCGATCAGCAGATGGCCGCAAGCCCCCTCCAAGAACTGGCGGATTGCCCAGCATAA